CGCTCGGGCCCAGGAGCTGGCGGCGGCCGAGCGCCCGCACCCCGGCCGCGACGACGAAGAGGAACATTCCCGCCGTCAGGCCGACCATCGGCACGATCGCCCACCACGACACCCGGAAGCCCAGCTCGGGCGCGTCGAAGACCATCAGCGAGCCGAGCGCCATCGAGATTATGCCTCCCATCGCGAGGATGCCGTGGCTGACGATCTTGATCTCGGCGATCAGGAGCACGATCCCGAAGACGATCAGCAGCACCCCCGCGTAGTTGATCGGCAGGCTCTGGAACGCGAAGAACGCGAGGATGAGCGAGATGCCGCCGATCACGCCCGGCAGCACGACGCCCGGGTTCGAGAGCTCGAAGAAGAGCCCGAGCATGCCGAGCATCATGAGCACGTAGGCGACGTTCGGGTCGGTGATCACGTTCAGGAGGCGGTCGCGGAACCCGATCTCGATCTCCTTCACCGGGGCGCCCCGCGTCTCCAGCGTGACGGTGCGCTTGGGCAGCTTCACGACGCGGCCGTCCACCTTCTCGAGCAGGTCGGGGATCGAGTCGGCGACGAGGTCGACGACCTTCAGCTTCACGGCCTCGCGCTCGGTGATCGCAACGGCCTGGCGCACGGCCTTCTCCGCCCAGTCCGCGTTCCGGCCGCGCTCGAGCGCGACCGTGCGGATGAAGGCCGCGGCGTCGTTCTCCGCCTTCTTCAGCATCGTCTTGTCGCCGCCGCCGCTGGCGAAGACCGGGGTCGCGGCGCCGATGTTGGTCGCCGGCGCCATCGCCGCCACGTGGGCCGCCACCGTGATGAAGACGCCCGCGGACGCGGCGCGCGCGCCCGTCGGCGCGACGTAGATGATCACGGGCACGTCGGCGGCGAGGATGCGCTGGACGATCGCGCGCATGGAGCGCTCGAGCCCGCCGGGGGTGTCGAGCTGGATCACGAGCGCCTGCGCGCGCTCGGCCTGGGCGCGGTCGATCGCGAGCCCGACGAGCCGGAGCGTCACGGGGCTGATGACGCCCTCGATCTCGATCTTGGCCACGGGCGCGGGCGCCGCGCCGGCGAGGGCCGGCGTCAGCAGGAGCGCCAGGAGCAGGCCGGCGAGGGCGCTCATCGTTCGCGCGCGAGGACGCTCACGAGCTCGAACATGAGGTTCGCCGCGAGCAGCGACGTGATCTGCCCGGGCCCGTCGTACGGCGGCGAGACCTCCACGACGTCGGCGCCGACGAGGGCCTGGCCCACCAGGGCGCGCACGAGCACGAGCGCCTCGTACGACGTGAGCCCGCCGACCTCGGGCGTGCCGGTCGCCGGCGCGTACGCCGGGTCCACGGCGTCGATGTCGAACGAGCAGTAGACCGGCCCGCCGCGCAGCCGGACGAGCCGCTCGGCGACCCACGCGGTTCCCTGCTCCTTCACGGTCTCGATCCGGACGACCTCGATGCCGTGGCGGTCGTGGAAGGCGAAGTCCTCGGCGCCGTAGAGCGGGCCGCGGATGCCGATCTGGATCATGCGCCCCGGATCCACGAGCCCCTCCTCGACCGCGCGGCGGAACGGCGTCCCGTGGAAGAACTTGGAGCCGAAGTACTCGTCCCAGGTGTCCGGATGGGCGTCGAAGTGGACGATGCCGAGCCGGCCGTGACGGCGCGCGAGCGCCCTGAGAATCGGCAGCGTCACGGAGTGGTCCCCGCCGACGGAGACCGGCACGGCGCCGCGGGACGTGAGCTCGCCGATCCGCTGCTCGATCGCGGCGTAGGTGCGCTCGATCGAGATGGGCACGACGTCCACGTCGCCGCAGTCGGCGACGCGGAGCTTCTCGAACGGGTGGACCTTCAGCACGGGGTTCCAGGGGCGGATCAGCGACGACTGCTCGCGGACGGCGCGCGGACCGAACCGCGCGCCCGTCCGGTACGAGGTGCCGCCGTCGTACGGGATGCCGACCAGCGCGACGTCGAG
This Candidatus Methylomirabilota bacterium DNA region includes the following protein-coding sequences:
- the speB gene encoding agmatinase, whose translation is MDRLGPRDAFVSPRFGQVATFMLLPLAQTAENLDVALVGIPYDGGTSYRTGARFGPRAVREQSSLIRPWNPVLKVHPFEKLRVADCGDVDVVPISIERTYAAIEQRIGELTSRGAVPVSVGGDHSVTLPILRALARRHGRLGIVHFDAHPDTWDEYFGSKFFHGTPFRRAVEEGLVDPGRMIQIGIRGPLYGAEDFAFHDRHGIEVVRIETVKEQGTAWVAERLVRLRGGPVYCSFDIDAVDPAYAPATGTPEVGGLTSYEALVLVRALVGQALVGADVVEVSPPYDGPGQITSLLAANLMFELVSVLARER
- a CDS encoding nodulation protein NfeD, encoding MSALAGLLLALLLTPALAGAAPAPVAKIEIEGVISPVTLRLVGLAIDRAQAERAQALVIQLDTPGGLERSMRAIVQRILAADVPVIIYVAPTGARAASAGVFITVAAHVAAMAPATNIGAATPVFASGGGDKTMLKKAENDAAAFIRTVALERGRNADWAEKAVRQAVAITEREAVKLKVVDLVADSIPDLLEKVDGRVVKLPKRTVTLETRGAPVKEIEIGFRDRLLNVITDPNVAYVLMMLGMLGLFFELSNPGVVLPGVIGGISLILAFFAFQSLPINYAGVLLIVFGIVLLIAEIKIVSHGILAMGGIISMALGSLMVFDAPELGFRVSWWAIVPMVGLTAGMFLFVVAAGVRALGRRQLLGPS